Part of the Limisphaera ngatamarikiensis genome is shown below.
TACGTCCAGCATCGGTTGGCCGTATCCGGGGCCAGGGGCACGCCGTATTTCACCCTGCCCGCCCTCTGGCGCGTCTACCGTTACAGCCGCGGCATCCCGCGCCTAGTCAACGCCGTCTGCGACAAGGCCCTGCTTGCCGGTTTCGTCCACCAAACCCATCGGATCGACTTCAAGCTGGTGGGACGGGCCATCCGCGAACTTGAGGGAGACATCCGCGTATGAGTCTCATCAACGACGCCCTTCAACGCGTGCAGGCTGTCCAACGGGCCCGTGAGAACTCAGACCACCCAACCGGGGTCGACTGGCAGCCGGCTCCGGTGCCGCGGTCGGGTCCCGCTCCGTGGATCCTGCTCGCCTCGGGCATGTGCCTCGGCGCCGGCCTCATTCTGGTGGGCTTCTGGTGGCGTGAGCATGCCCGGGAACAAACCCCTGCCGCGGCGGCCACGGCCGGCGCCGCGGCGGTGATCCACGGGCTTGCACTGCAGTCCAACCCTGCGCCCGCCCTTCCCCAAACCGAGGCGTCCGGAGTGGGCGTTGTTCCGGCCCGGGCCGATAAACCGGTCGGGCTGGCCAACCCGCCAGGCCCCGTTGCAGCTGCGTCCTCGGACCGGTCGGCGGCGCCCGAAGCCCCATCCCCCACCCCCACCCCGGCCTCCCCACCCACCGGGCAGCCAGAACCATCGCCGGCGGACCCACTCACGGGGCCTGTCCCATTGGCTGTACCGGACCTGAAACTCCAGGGGCTTATCTATCACCCGGAGCGACCGGTGGCCGTGCTCAATCACAGGAGCGTGGGGCCGGGGGAAACCGTCCAGGGTTGGACGGTCGTTCGGATTGAGCCCCGCTGCGTGATTGTGACGGGGTACGGTCGCACCAACGTGTTGGAACTTCCATGAAGCGGACCGGGTCGGCACTCTGGGGCGCATGAGGTTTTTGGGTCGCCAT
Proteins encoded:
- a CDS encoding general secretion pathway protein GspB → MSLINDALQRVQAVQRARENSDHPTGVDWQPAPVPRSGPAPWILLASGMCLGAGLILVGFWWREHAREQTPAAAATAGAAAVIHGLALQSNPAPALPQTEASGVGVVPARADKPVGLANPPGPVAAASSDRSAAPEAPSPTPTPASPPTGQPEPSPADPLTGPVPLAVPDLKLQGLIYHPERPVAVLNHRSVGPGETVQGWTVVRIEPRCVIVTGYGRTNVLELP